Proteins encoded together in one Hylaeus volcanicus isolate JK05 chromosome 3, UHH_iyHylVolc1.0_haploid, whole genome shotgun sequence window:
- the LOC128874404 gene encoding NAD kinase-like isoform X2, with the protein MGHRDTFASSSDCVSAERRTLRRETLEKDLVVVKPVGTNRRKCVTRSAGLRNLVETIQKGDDQRMMEMVREKPRRRSVSEMLDWRCIARNKGSISIEDACTDVPFLEDYDKDPEMRRRKRSGTWPRTRSLNAPSPIQQFGPCGRIMKNSAMVMTIQDPASQRLTWYKPPLTVLVIKKVRDSSVLPPFVQLVTWLIEEKRMVVFVEASVLEDSALARDPRFEGVRDRLQTFRDGTDDLQDRIDFIVCLGGDGTLLYASLLFQQSVPPVMAFHLGSLGFLTPFEFDNFQEQVTNVLEGHAALTLRSRLRCIIMRKGEEGKPAKPPTNLLVLNEVVVDRGPSPYLSNIDLFIDGKHVTSVQGDGLIVSTPTGSTAYAVAAGASMIHPSVPAIMITPICPHSLSFRPIVVPAGVELKIMANSKARSTAYVSFDGRNQQELRVGDSLRVTTSIYPVPSICAADQITDWFDSLAECLHWNVRKKQKHLDELSDLTHSSSNDTLDSLDRDS; encoded by the exons GATTGCGTTTCTGCAGAACGACGAACGCTGAGACGAGAGACTTTGGAAAAG GATCTTGTTGTCGTAAAGCCGGTGGGAACGAATCGTCGAAAATGTGTAACACGGTCAGCGGGTTTGCGGAACCTTGTTGAAACAATTCAAAAAGGGGATGATCAACGGATGATGGAAATGGTGAGGGAAAAACCGCGACGACGAAGCGTGAGCGAAATGCTTGACTGGAGGTGCATCGCCAGGAATAAAGGAAGCATTAGCATTGAGGATGCCTGTACAGATGTGCCCTTCCTCGAGGATTACGACAAGGACCCGGAAATGCGCCGCAGGAAGCGTTCCGGCACTTGGCC GAGAACGAGAAGTCTGAATGCGCCGAGTCCTATTCAACAGTTCGGCCCATGCGGGCGTATTATGAAAAACTCCGCAATGGTCAT GACCATACAAGACCCTGCCTCTCAGAGGCTGACGTGGTACAAGCCGCCTCTCACTGTCCTGGTCATCAAGAAAGTCCGTGATTCTTCGGTGTTGCCTCCGTTCGTCCAGTTAGTCACCTGGCTAATAGAA GAGAAACGGATGGTAGTTTTCGTCGAAGCATCTGTCTTGGAGGATTCAGCCTTAGCTAGGGACCCCAGATTCGAGGGCGTTCGAGATAGGTTGCAGACCTTCAGGGATGGTACGGATGATCTGCAG GATCGCATCGACTTCATCGTATGTTTGGGAGGTGATGGAACCCTCCTTTACGCAAGTTTGCTATTTCAACAATCGGTACCACCTGTAATGGCGTTTCATCTTGGTTCGTTAGGGTTCCTGACGCCCTTCGAATTCGACAATTTCCAGGAACAAGTAACAAACGTATTAGAAG GTCACGCGGCCTTGACCCTGAGGAGTCGGTTGAGATGTATCATCATGCGGAAAGGAGAGGAGGGTAAACCGGCCAAACCGCCGACAAATCTTCTGGTGCTGAACGAGGTCGTGGTTGATCGTGGCCCGTCTCCGTACCTCTCGAATATCGACCTCTTCATCGACGGCAAACACGTGACCAGCGTGCAAGGTGATGGCCTGATCGTAAGCACACCGACCGGGTCGACCGCGTATGCCGTTGCAGCCGGAGCCAGCATGATTCATCCTTCGGTACCTGCCATCATGATCACACCGATCTGCCCTCACTCCTTGTCCTTCAGACCGATCGTTGTGCCGGCCGGCGTCGAGCTGAAG ATAATGGCAAACAGCAAGGCCCGCAGCACAGCTTACGTCTCCTTTGATGGTCGCAATCAGCAAGAGCTACGCGTCGGGGACAG CTTGAGGGTGACTACTTCCATATATCCAGTGCCCAGCATTTGCGCCGCCGATCAAATTACCGATTGGTTCGACTCTCTGGCCGAGTGTCTACACTGGAACGTCCGCAAAAAGCAGAAACATTTGGACGAACTAAGCGATCTGACCCACTCTTCTAGCAACGATACGTTGGACTCTCTCGATCGTGACAGCTAG
- the LOC128874404 gene encoding NAD kinase-like isoform X3, giving the protein MMEMVREKPRRRSVSEMLDWRCIARNKGSISIEDACTDVPFLEDYDKDPEMRRRKRSGTWPRTRSLNAPSPIQQFGPCGRIMKNSAMVMTIQDPASQRLTWYKPPLTVLVIKKVRDSSVLPPFVQLVTWLIEEKRMVVFVEASVLEDSALARDPRFEGVRDRLQTFRDGTDDLQDRIDFIVCLGGDGTLLYASLLFQQSVPPVMAFHLGSLGFLTPFEFDNFQEQVTNVLEGHAALTLRSRLRCIIMRKGEEGKPAKPPTNLLVLNEVVVDRGPSPYLSNIDLFIDGKHVTSVQGDGLIVSTPTGSTAYAVAAGASMIHPSVPAIMITPICPHSLSFRPIVVPAGVELKIMANSKARSTAYVSFDGRNQQELRVGDSLRVTTSIYPVPSICAADQITDWFDSLAECLHWNVRKKQKHLDELSDLTHSSSNDTLDSLDRDS; this is encoded by the exons ATGATGGAAATGGTGAGGGAAAAACCGCGACGACGAAGCGTGAGCGAAATGCTTGACTGGAGGTGCATCGCCAGGAATAAAGGAAGCATTAGCATTGAGGATGCCTGTACAGATGTGCCCTTCCTCGAGGATTACGACAAGGACCCGGAAATGCGCCGCAGGAAGCGTTCCGGCACTTGGCC GAGAACGAGAAGTCTGAATGCGCCGAGTCCTATTCAACAGTTCGGCCCATGCGGGCGTATTATGAAAAACTCCGCAATGGTCAT GACCATACAAGACCCTGCCTCTCAGAGGCTGACGTGGTACAAGCCGCCTCTCACTGTCCTGGTCATCAAGAAAGTCCGTGATTCTTCGGTGTTGCCTCCGTTCGTCCAGTTAGTCACCTGGCTAATAGAA GAGAAACGGATGGTAGTTTTCGTCGAAGCATCTGTCTTGGAGGATTCAGCCTTAGCTAGGGACCCCAGATTCGAGGGCGTTCGAGATAGGTTGCAGACCTTCAGGGATGGTACGGATGATCTGCAG GATCGCATCGACTTCATCGTATGTTTGGGAGGTGATGGAACCCTCCTTTACGCAAGTTTGCTATTTCAACAATCGGTACCACCTGTAATGGCGTTTCATCTTGGTTCGTTAGGGTTCCTGACGCCCTTCGAATTCGACAATTTCCAGGAACAAGTAACAAACGTATTAGAAG GTCACGCGGCCTTGACCCTGAGGAGTCGGTTGAGATGTATCATCATGCGGAAAGGAGAGGAGGGTAAACCGGCCAAACCGCCGACAAATCTTCTGGTGCTGAACGAGGTCGTGGTTGATCGTGGCCCGTCTCCGTACCTCTCGAATATCGACCTCTTCATCGACGGCAAACACGTGACCAGCGTGCAAGGTGATGGCCTGATCGTAAGCACACCGACCGGGTCGACCGCGTATGCCGTTGCAGCCGGAGCCAGCATGATTCATCCTTCGGTACCTGCCATCATGATCACACCGATCTGCCCTCACTCCTTGTCCTTCAGACCGATCGTTGTGCCGGCCGGCGTCGAGCTGAAG ATAATGGCAAACAGCAAGGCCCGCAGCACAGCTTACGTCTCCTTTGATGGTCGCAATCAGCAAGAGCTACGCGTCGGGGACAG CTTGAGGGTGACTACTTCCATATATCCAGTGCCCAGCATTTGCGCCGCCGATCAAATTACCGATTGGTTCGACTCTCTGGCCGAGTGTCTACACTGGAACGTCCGCAAAAAGCAGAAACATTTGGACGAACTAAGCGATCTGACCCACTCTTCTAGCAACGATACGTTGGACTCTCTCGATCGTGACAGCTAG
- the LOC128874404 gene encoding NAD kinase-like isoform X5: MTDQMSPLLEIRSNGHLDVNFDVVDSLGKRSIDASMENVPRNRVLRRTRSLNAPSPIQQFGPCGRIMKNSAMVMTIQDPASQRLTWYKPPLTVLVIKKVRDSSVLPPFVQLVTWLIEEKRMVVFVEASVLEDSALARDPRFEGVRDRLQTFRDGTDDLQDRIDFIVCLGGDGTLLYASLLFQQSVPPVMAFHLGSLGFLTPFEFDNFQEQVTNVLEGHAALTLRSRLRCIIMRKGEEGKPAKPPTNLLVLNEVVVDRGPSPYLSNIDLFIDGKHVTSVQGDGLIVSTPTGSTAYAVAAGASMIHPSVPAIMITPICPHSLSFRPIVVPAGVELKIMANSKARSTAYVSFDGRNQQELRVGDSLRVTTSIYPVPSICAADQITDWFDSLAECLHWNVRKKQKHLDELSDLTHSSSNDTLDSLDRDS; encoded by the exons ATGACGGACCAAATGTCGCCTTTGCTGGAGATTCGAAGCAACGGACACCTAGATGTCAATTTCGATGTCGTTGATTCGCTGGGAAAGAGATCGATCGACGCATCGATGGAAAATGTTCCACGGAATAGAGTGCTCAG GAGAACGAGAAGTCTGAATGCGCCGAGTCCTATTCAACAGTTCGGCCCATGCGGGCGTATTATGAAAAACTCCGCAATGGTCAT GACCATACAAGACCCTGCCTCTCAGAGGCTGACGTGGTACAAGCCGCCTCTCACTGTCCTGGTCATCAAGAAAGTCCGTGATTCTTCGGTGTTGCCTCCGTTCGTCCAGTTAGTCACCTGGCTAATAGAA GAGAAACGGATGGTAGTTTTCGTCGAAGCATCTGTCTTGGAGGATTCAGCCTTAGCTAGGGACCCCAGATTCGAGGGCGTTCGAGATAGGTTGCAGACCTTCAGGGATGGTACGGATGATCTGCAG GATCGCATCGACTTCATCGTATGTTTGGGAGGTGATGGAACCCTCCTTTACGCAAGTTTGCTATTTCAACAATCGGTACCACCTGTAATGGCGTTTCATCTTGGTTCGTTAGGGTTCCTGACGCCCTTCGAATTCGACAATTTCCAGGAACAAGTAACAAACGTATTAGAAG GTCACGCGGCCTTGACCCTGAGGAGTCGGTTGAGATGTATCATCATGCGGAAAGGAGAGGAGGGTAAACCGGCCAAACCGCCGACAAATCTTCTGGTGCTGAACGAGGTCGTGGTTGATCGTGGCCCGTCTCCGTACCTCTCGAATATCGACCTCTTCATCGACGGCAAACACGTGACCAGCGTGCAAGGTGATGGCCTGATCGTAAGCACACCGACCGGGTCGACCGCGTATGCCGTTGCAGCCGGAGCCAGCATGATTCATCCTTCGGTACCTGCCATCATGATCACACCGATCTGCCCTCACTCCTTGTCCTTCAGACCGATCGTTGTGCCGGCCGGCGTCGAGCTGAAG ATAATGGCAAACAGCAAGGCCCGCAGCACAGCTTACGTCTCCTTTGATGGTCGCAATCAGCAAGAGCTACGCGTCGGGGACAG CTTGAGGGTGACTACTTCCATATATCCAGTGCCCAGCATTTGCGCCGCCGATCAAATTACCGATTGGTTCGACTCTCTGGCCGAGTGTCTACACTGGAACGTCCGCAAAAAGCAGAAACATTTGGACGAACTAAGCGATCTGACCCACTCTTCTAGCAACGATACGTTGGACTCTCTCGATCGTGACAGCTAG
- the LOC128874404 gene encoding NAD kinase-like isoform X7, whose protein sequence is MKNSAMVMTIQDPASQRLTWYKPPLTVLVIKKVRDSSVLPPFVQLVTWLIEEKRMVVFVEASVLEDSALARDPRFEGVRDRLQTFRDGTDDLQDRIDFIVCLGGDGTLLYASLLFQQSVPPVMAFHLGSLGFLTPFEFDNFQEQVTNVLEGHAALTLRSRLRCIIMRKGEEGKPAKPPTNLLVLNEVVVDRGPSPYLSNIDLFIDGKHVTSVQGDGLIVSTPTGSTAYAVAAGASMIHPSVPAIMITPICPHSLSFRPIVVPAGVELKIMANSKARSTAYVSFDGRNQQELRVGDSLRVTTSIYPVPSICAADQITDWFDSLAECLHWNVRKKQKHLDELSDLTHSSSNDTLDSLDRDS, encoded by the exons ATGAAAAACTCCGCAATGGTCAT GACCATACAAGACCCTGCCTCTCAGAGGCTGACGTGGTACAAGCCGCCTCTCACTGTCCTGGTCATCAAGAAAGTCCGTGATTCTTCGGTGTTGCCTCCGTTCGTCCAGTTAGTCACCTGGCTAATAGAA GAGAAACGGATGGTAGTTTTCGTCGAAGCATCTGTCTTGGAGGATTCAGCCTTAGCTAGGGACCCCAGATTCGAGGGCGTTCGAGATAGGTTGCAGACCTTCAGGGATGGTACGGATGATCTGCAG GATCGCATCGACTTCATCGTATGTTTGGGAGGTGATGGAACCCTCCTTTACGCAAGTTTGCTATTTCAACAATCGGTACCACCTGTAATGGCGTTTCATCTTGGTTCGTTAGGGTTCCTGACGCCCTTCGAATTCGACAATTTCCAGGAACAAGTAACAAACGTATTAGAAG GTCACGCGGCCTTGACCCTGAGGAGTCGGTTGAGATGTATCATCATGCGGAAAGGAGAGGAGGGTAAACCGGCCAAACCGCCGACAAATCTTCTGGTGCTGAACGAGGTCGTGGTTGATCGTGGCCCGTCTCCGTACCTCTCGAATATCGACCTCTTCATCGACGGCAAACACGTGACCAGCGTGCAAGGTGATGGCCTGATCGTAAGCACACCGACCGGGTCGACCGCGTATGCCGTTGCAGCCGGAGCCAGCATGATTCATCCTTCGGTACCTGCCATCATGATCACACCGATCTGCCCTCACTCCTTGTCCTTCAGACCGATCGTTGTGCCGGCCGGCGTCGAGCTGAAG ATAATGGCAAACAGCAAGGCCCGCAGCACAGCTTACGTCTCCTTTGATGGTCGCAATCAGCAAGAGCTACGCGTCGGGGACAG CTTGAGGGTGACTACTTCCATATATCCAGTGCCCAGCATTTGCGCCGCCGATCAAATTACCGATTGGTTCGACTCTCTGGCCGAGTGTCTACACTGGAACGTCCGCAAAAAGCAGAAACATTTGGACGAACTAAGCGATCTGACCCACTCTTCTAGCAACGATACGTTGGACTCTCTCGATCGTGACAGCTAG
- the LOC128874404 gene encoding NAD kinase-like isoform X6 — MDERDLHLARAMVELELDENMSKKTAISRMHDKQQTFRRTRSLNAPSPIQQFGPCGRIMKNSAMVMTIQDPASQRLTWYKPPLTVLVIKKVRDSSVLPPFVQLVTWLIEEKRMVVFVEASVLEDSALARDPRFEGVRDRLQTFRDGTDDLQDRIDFIVCLGGDGTLLYASLLFQQSVPPVMAFHLGSLGFLTPFEFDNFQEQVTNVLEGHAALTLRSRLRCIIMRKGEEGKPAKPPTNLLVLNEVVVDRGPSPYLSNIDLFIDGKHVTSVQGDGLIVSTPTGSTAYAVAAGASMIHPSVPAIMITPICPHSLSFRPIVVPAGVELKIMANSKARSTAYVSFDGRNQQELRVGDSLRVTTSIYPVPSICAADQITDWFDSLAECLHWNVRKKQKHLDELSDLTHSSSNDTLDSLDRDS; from the exons GAGAACGAGAAGTCTGAATGCGCCGAGTCCTATTCAACAGTTCGGCCCATGCGGGCGTATTATGAAAAACTCCGCAATGGTCAT GACCATACAAGACCCTGCCTCTCAGAGGCTGACGTGGTACAAGCCGCCTCTCACTGTCCTGGTCATCAAGAAAGTCCGTGATTCTTCGGTGTTGCCTCCGTTCGTCCAGTTAGTCACCTGGCTAATAGAA GAGAAACGGATGGTAGTTTTCGTCGAAGCATCTGTCTTGGAGGATTCAGCCTTAGCTAGGGACCCCAGATTCGAGGGCGTTCGAGATAGGTTGCAGACCTTCAGGGATGGTACGGATGATCTGCAG GATCGCATCGACTTCATCGTATGTTTGGGAGGTGATGGAACCCTCCTTTACGCAAGTTTGCTATTTCAACAATCGGTACCACCTGTAATGGCGTTTCATCTTGGTTCGTTAGGGTTCCTGACGCCCTTCGAATTCGACAATTTCCAGGAACAAGTAACAAACGTATTAGAAG GTCACGCGGCCTTGACCCTGAGGAGTCGGTTGAGATGTATCATCATGCGGAAAGGAGAGGAGGGTAAACCGGCCAAACCGCCGACAAATCTTCTGGTGCTGAACGAGGTCGTGGTTGATCGTGGCCCGTCTCCGTACCTCTCGAATATCGACCTCTTCATCGACGGCAAACACGTGACCAGCGTGCAAGGTGATGGCCTGATCGTAAGCACACCGACCGGGTCGACCGCGTATGCCGTTGCAGCCGGAGCCAGCATGATTCATCCTTCGGTACCTGCCATCATGATCACACCGATCTGCCCTCACTCCTTGTCCTTCAGACCGATCGTTGTGCCGGCCGGCGTCGAGCTGAAG ATAATGGCAAACAGCAAGGCCCGCAGCACAGCTTACGTCTCCTTTGATGGTCGCAATCAGCAAGAGCTACGCGTCGGGGACAG CTTGAGGGTGACTACTTCCATATATCCAGTGCCCAGCATTTGCGCCGCCGATCAAATTACCGATTGGTTCGACTCTCTGGCCGAGTGTCTACACTGGAACGTCCGCAAAAAGCAGAAACATTTGGACGAACTAAGCGATCTGACCCACTCTTCTAGCAACGATACGTTGGACTCTCTCGATCGTGACAGCTAG
- the LOC128874404 gene encoding NAD kinase-like isoform X1: protein MMEMVREKPRRRSVSEMLDWRCIARNKGSISIEDACTDVPFLEDYDKDPEMRRRKRSGTWPRTRSLNAPSPIQQFGPCGRIMKNSAMVMTIQDPASQRLTWYKPPLTVLVIKKVRDSSVLPPFVQLVTWLIEEKRMVVFVEASVLEDSALARDPRFEGVRDRLQTFRDGTDDLQDRIDFIVCLGGDGTLLYASLLFQQSVPPVMAFHLGSLGFLTPFEFDNFQEQVTNVLEGHAALTLRSRLRCIIMRKGEEGKPAKPPTNLLVLNEVVVDRGPSPYLSNIDLFIDGKHVTSVQGDGLIVSTPTGSTAYAVAAGASMIHPSVPAIMITPICPHSLSFRPIVVPAGVELKISVSPDSRSTSWVSFDGRNRQELFHGDSLRVTTSIYPVPSICAADQITDWFDSLAECLHWNVRKKQKHLDELSDLTHSSSNDTLDSLDRDS from the exons ATGATGGAAATGGTGAGGGAAAAACCGCGACGACGAAGCGTGAGCGAAATGCTTGACTGGAGGTGCATCGCCAGGAATAAAGGAAGCATTAGCATTGAGGATGCCTGTACAGATGTGCCCTTCCTCGAGGATTACGACAAGGACCCGGAAATGCGCCGCAGGAAGCGTTCCGGCACTTGGCC GAGAACGAGAAGTCTGAATGCGCCGAGTCCTATTCAACAGTTCGGCCCATGCGGGCGTATTATGAAAAACTCCGCAATGGTCAT GACCATACAAGACCCTGCCTCTCAGAGGCTGACGTGGTACAAGCCGCCTCTCACTGTCCTGGTCATCAAGAAAGTCCGTGATTCTTCGGTGTTGCCTCCGTTCGTCCAGTTAGTCACCTGGCTAATAGAA GAGAAACGGATGGTAGTTTTCGTCGAAGCATCTGTCTTGGAGGATTCAGCCTTAGCTAGGGACCCCAGATTCGAGGGCGTTCGAGATAGGTTGCAGACCTTCAGGGATGGTACGGATGATCTGCAG GATCGCATCGACTTCATCGTATGTTTGGGAGGTGATGGAACCCTCCTTTACGCAAGTTTGCTATTTCAACAATCGGTACCACCTGTAATGGCGTTTCATCTTGGTTCGTTAGGGTTCCTGACGCCCTTCGAATTCGACAATTTCCAGGAACAAGTAACAAACGTATTAGAAG GTCACGCGGCCTTGACCCTGAGGAGTCGGTTGAGATGTATCATCATGCGGAAAGGAGAGGAGGGTAAACCGGCCAAACCGCCGACAAATCTTCTGGTGCTGAACGAGGTCGTGGTTGATCGTGGCCCGTCTCCGTACCTCTCGAATATCGACCTCTTCATCGACGGCAAACACGTGACCAGCGTGCAAGGTGATGGCCTGATCGTAAGCACACCGACCGGGTCGACCGCGTATGCCGTTGCAGCCGGAGCCAGCATGATTCATCCTTCGGTACCTGCCATCATGATCACACCGATCTGCCCTCACTCCTTGTCCTTCAGACCGATCGTTGTGCCGGCCGGCGTCGAGCTGAAG ATTTCTGTTTCACCCGATAGCAGAAGCACCTCCTGGGTGTCCTTCGACGGTAGAAATAGACAGGAGCTCTTCCACGGCGACAG CTTGAGGGTGACTACTTCCATATATCCAGTGCCCAGCATTTGCGCCGCCGATCAAATTACCGATTGGTTCGACTCTCTGGCCGAGTGTCTACACTGGAACGTCCGCAAAAAGCAGAAACATTTGGACGAACTAAGCGATCTGACCCACTCTTCTAGCAACGATACGTTGGACTCTCTCGATCGTGACAGCTAG
- the LOC128874404 gene encoding NAD kinase-like isoform X8 encodes MDEAELRRTRSLNAPSPIQQFGPCGRIMKNSAMVMTIQDPASQRLTWYKPPLTVLVIKKVRDSSVLPPFVQLVTWLIEEKRMVVFVEASVLEDSALARDPRFEGVRDRLQTFRDGTDDLQDRIDFIVCLGGDGTLLYASLLFQQSVPPVMAFHLGSLGFLTPFEFDNFQEQVTNVLEGHAALTLRSRLRCIIMRKGEEGKPAKPPTNLLVLNEVVVDRGPSPYLSNIDLFIDGKHVTSVQGDGLIVSTPTGSTAYAVAAGASMIHPSVPAIMITPICPHSLSFRPIVVPAGVELKIMANSKARSTAYVSFDGRNQQELRVGDSLRVTTSIYPVPSICAADQITDWFDSLAECLHWNVRKKQKHLDELSDLTHSSSNDTLDSLDRDS; translated from the exons ATGGACGAGGCTGAATTAAG GAGAACGAGAAGTCTGAATGCGCCGAGTCCTATTCAACAGTTCGGCCCATGCGGGCGTATTATGAAAAACTCCGCAATGGTCAT GACCATACAAGACCCTGCCTCTCAGAGGCTGACGTGGTACAAGCCGCCTCTCACTGTCCTGGTCATCAAGAAAGTCCGTGATTCTTCGGTGTTGCCTCCGTTCGTCCAGTTAGTCACCTGGCTAATAGAA GAGAAACGGATGGTAGTTTTCGTCGAAGCATCTGTCTTGGAGGATTCAGCCTTAGCTAGGGACCCCAGATTCGAGGGCGTTCGAGATAGGTTGCAGACCTTCAGGGATGGTACGGATGATCTGCAG GATCGCATCGACTTCATCGTATGTTTGGGAGGTGATGGAACCCTCCTTTACGCAAGTTTGCTATTTCAACAATCGGTACCACCTGTAATGGCGTTTCATCTTGGTTCGTTAGGGTTCCTGACGCCCTTCGAATTCGACAATTTCCAGGAACAAGTAACAAACGTATTAGAAG GTCACGCGGCCTTGACCCTGAGGAGTCGGTTGAGATGTATCATCATGCGGAAAGGAGAGGAGGGTAAACCGGCCAAACCGCCGACAAATCTTCTGGTGCTGAACGAGGTCGTGGTTGATCGTGGCCCGTCTCCGTACCTCTCGAATATCGACCTCTTCATCGACGGCAAACACGTGACCAGCGTGCAAGGTGATGGCCTGATCGTAAGCACACCGACCGGGTCGACCGCGTATGCCGTTGCAGCCGGAGCCAGCATGATTCATCCTTCGGTACCTGCCATCATGATCACACCGATCTGCCCTCACTCCTTGTCCTTCAGACCGATCGTTGTGCCGGCCGGCGTCGAGCTGAAG ATAATGGCAAACAGCAAGGCCCGCAGCACAGCTTACGTCTCCTTTGATGGTCGCAATCAGCAAGAGCTACGCGTCGGGGACAG CTTGAGGGTGACTACTTCCATATATCCAGTGCCCAGCATTTGCGCCGCCGATCAAATTACCGATTGGTTCGACTCTCTGGCCGAGTGTCTACACTGGAACGTCCGCAAAAAGCAGAAACATTTGGACGAACTAAGCGATCTGACCCACTCTTCTAGCAACGATACGTTGGACTCTCTCGATCGTGACAGCTAG
- the LOC128874404 gene encoding NAD kinase-like isoform X9, with product MVGTVRTIQDPASQRLTWYKPPLTVLVIKKVRDSSVLPPFVQLVTWLIEEKRMVVFVEASVLEDSALARDPRFEGVRDRLQTFRDGTDDLQDRIDFIVCLGGDGTLLYASLLFQQSVPPVMAFHLGSLGFLTPFEFDNFQEQVTNVLEGHAALTLRSRLRCIIMRKGEEGKPAKPPTNLLVLNEVVVDRGPSPYLSNIDLFIDGKHVTSVQGDGLIVSTPTGSTAYAVAAGASMIHPSVPAIMITPICPHSLSFRPIVVPAGVELKIMANSKARSTAYVSFDGRNQQELRVGDSLRVTTSIYPVPSICAADQITDWFDSLAECLHWNVRKKQKHLDELSDLTHSSSNDTLDSLDRDS from the exons ATGGTTGGAACTGTCAG GACCATACAAGACCCTGCCTCTCAGAGGCTGACGTGGTACAAGCCGCCTCTCACTGTCCTGGTCATCAAGAAAGTCCGTGATTCTTCGGTGTTGCCTCCGTTCGTCCAGTTAGTCACCTGGCTAATAGAA GAGAAACGGATGGTAGTTTTCGTCGAAGCATCTGTCTTGGAGGATTCAGCCTTAGCTAGGGACCCCAGATTCGAGGGCGTTCGAGATAGGTTGCAGACCTTCAGGGATGGTACGGATGATCTGCAG GATCGCATCGACTTCATCGTATGTTTGGGAGGTGATGGAACCCTCCTTTACGCAAGTTTGCTATTTCAACAATCGGTACCACCTGTAATGGCGTTTCATCTTGGTTCGTTAGGGTTCCTGACGCCCTTCGAATTCGACAATTTCCAGGAACAAGTAACAAACGTATTAGAAG GTCACGCGGCCTTGACCCTGAGGAGTCGGTTGAGATGTATCATCATGCGGAAAGGAGAGGAGGGTAAACCGGCCAAACCGCCGACAAATCTTCTGGTGCTGAACGAGGTCGTGGTTGATCGTGGCCCGTCTCCGTACCTCTCGAATATCGACCTCTTCATCGACGGCAAACACGTGACCAGCGTGCAAGGTGATGGCCTGATCGTAAGCACACCGACCGGGTCGACCGCGTATGCCGTTGCAGCCGGAGCCAGCATGATTCATCCTTCGGTACCTGCCATCATGATCACACCGATCTGCCCTCACTCCTTGTCCTTCAGACCGATCGTTGTGCCGGCCGGCGTCGAGCTGAAG ATAATGGCAAACAGCAAGGCCCGCAGCACAGCTTACGTCTCCTTTGATGGTCGCAATCAGCAAGAGCTACGCGTCGGGGACAG CTTGAGGGTGACTACTTCCATATATCCAGTGCCCAGCATTTGCGCCGCCGATCAAATTACCGATTGGTTCGACTCTCTGGCCGAGTGTCTACACTGGAACGTCCGCAAAAAGCAGAAACATTTGGACGAACTAAGCGATCTGACCCACTCTTCTAGCAACGATACGTTGGACTCTCTCGATCGTGACAGCTAG